One Serpentinicella alkaliphila DNA segment encodes these proteins:
- a CDS encoding NAD-dependent protein deacylase, whose translation MDRKIEELKEIIDRSNNIVFFGGAGVSTESNIPDFRTDKGIFNQSTESLYPPEVILSRTFFTKRPDDFFQFYKTKMIYKDARPNAAHKILAELEAQGKLKAVITQNIDGLHQLAGSKNVIELHGTVLENYCMDCMTGFGLDYVLESTENIPRCSCGGIVRPDVVLYEEGLNMDNIHNAIRYISEAEVLIVGGTSLVVYPAAGLIEYYRGNKLVLINKETTPYDRSANLIINDSIGKVLSEATKK comes from the coding sequence ATGGATAGAAAGATAGAGGAACTAAAGGAAATAATAGATAGAAGTAACAATATAGTTTTCTTTGGTGGAGCTGGAGTTTCTACAGAAAGTAATATACCAGATTTTAGGACGGATAAAGGTATTTTCAATCAATCAACAGAAAGTTTATATCCTCCAGAGGTAATTTTGAGTAGAACCTTTTTTACGAAAAGACCTGATGACTTTTTCCAATTTTACAAAACAAAAATGATATATAAGGATGCAAGACCTAATGCAGCGCACAAGATATTGGCTGAACTAGAAGCTCAGGGAAAGCTAAAGGCTGTAATTACACAGAATATTGATGGACTACATCAACTGGCTGGAAGTAAAAATGTTATTGAGTTACATGGAACAGTACTGGAAAATTACTGTATGGACTGTATGACTGGGTTTGGTTTAGATTACGTGCTAGAATCAACGGAAAATATTCCAAGATGCAGTTGTGGCGGAATTGTTAGGCCTGATGTTGTGCTATACGAAGAGGGCCTTAATATGGACAATATACATAATGCTATAAGATATATAAGTGAAGCAGAGGTGTTAATAGTAGGAGGGACTTCGTTGGTTGTTTATCCTGCAGCAGGTTTAATAGAATACTATAGAGGAAATAAACTGGTTTTAATAAATAAAGAAACGACTCCTTATGACAGATCTGCAAATTTAATTATTAATGATAGTATTGGGAAAGTATTAAGTGAGGCTACTAAGAAATAG